The Nocardioides humi genome includes a region encoding these proteins:
- the mftB gene encoding mycofactocin biosynthesis chaperone MftB (MftB, a small protein, is a peptide chaperone that assists the radical SAM enzyme MftC in performing two modifications to the C-terminal Val-Tyr dipeptide of the mycofactocin precursor peptide, MftA. MftB's role is analogous to the role of PqqD in the biosynthesis of PQQ, a cofactor that derives entirely from a Tyr and a Glu in the precursor PqqA.): protein MDELLGEPWTLSPSVALRPEPFGALAYHFGNRKLTFLKRPELVAVVRALASAPDVRTALEDAGVPASQHAAYAAALRGLAATAMIRPRKDVAA, encoded by the coding sequence ATGGATGAACTGCTGGGGGAGCCGTGGACGCTCTCGCCGTCGGTGGCGCTGCGCCCGGAGCCGTTCGGGGCGCTGGCCTACCACTTCGGCAACCGGAAGCTGACCTTCCTCAAGCGGCCCGAGCTGGTCGCCGTCGTCCGGGCGCTGGCCTCGGCCCCTGACGTACGGACCGCGCTCGAGGACGCGGGCGTCCCGGCCTCCCAGCACGCCGCCTACGCGGCGGCCCTGCGCGGGCTGGCCGCGACCGCCATGATCCGTCCCCGGAAGGACGTGGCCGCATGA
- the mftR gene encoding mycofactocin system transcriptional regulator (MftR, the mycofactocin system transcriptional regulator, is an uncharacterized TetR family DNA-binding transcription factor. Its role is inferred by context. It occurs as part of the biosynthesis locus for mycofactocin, a partially characterized electron carrier derived from the terminal Val-Tyr dipeptide of the precursor peptide MftA, through a radical SAM enzyme-mediated process.), protein MAEPTRTSARGRPVATSHAAIEQAAFRLFSERGFAATTLDDIARETGVGRRTLFRYYQSKNDIPWGQFDRTLDHFRALLDEQPADLPVHEAVHRAVVEFNRFPADAHPPHRERMRLILTTPELEAHSVLRYAEWRQVIAEHVAARTGARPDDLVPQVAGHVSLAISLSAYDAWLGRPDAGAGELLELIDAAMAALRSYLDG, encoded by the coding sequence ATGGCCGAACCCACGCGGACGTCGGCGCGTGGCCGCCCCGTCGCCACCAGCCACGCCGCCATCGAGCAGGCAGCCTTCCGGCTGTTCAGCGAGCGCGGGTTCGCGGCCACGACGCTCGACGACATCGCCCGCGAGACCGGCGTCGGACGGCGGACCCTGTTCCGCTACTACCAGTCGAAGAACGACATCCCCTGGGGACAGTTCGACCGCACCCTCGACCACTTCCGGGCGCTGCTCGACGAGCAGCCGGCCGACCTGCCCGTGCACGAGGCGGTCCACCGCGCCGTCGTCGAGTTCAACCGCTTCCCCGCCGACGCCCACCCGCCCCACCGCGAGCGGATGCGGCTGATCCTCACCACGCCCGAGCTCGAGGCCCACTCCGTGCTGAGGTACGCCGAGTGGCGCCAGGTCATCGCCGAACACGTCGCCGCGCGCACCGGCGCCCGGCCCGACGACCTGGTCCCCCAGGTGGCCGGCCACGTGTCGCTGGCCATCTCGCTCTCGGCGTACGACGCCTGGCTGGGCCGGCCCGACGCCGGCGCCGGCGAGCTCCTCGAGCTCATCGACGCTGCCATGGCCGCGCTGCGGTCCTACCTCGACGGGTAG
- the mftA gene encoding mycofactocin precursor MftA (Mycofactocin is a small molecule electron carrier derived from the final two amino acids, Val-Tyr, of MftA, the mycofactocin precursor. It plays a role in redox homeostasis and the metabolism of alcohols and aldehydes in Actinobacteria, including Mycobacterium tuberculosis.), producing MNPELENDTDAPVELVAEDLIEEVSIDGMCGVY from the coding sequence ATGAACCCCGAGCTCGAGAACGACACGGACGCCCCGGTCGAGTTGGTCGCCGAGGACCTCATCGAGGAGGTCTCGATCGACGGCATGTGCGGCGTCTACTGA
- the mftD gene encoding pre-mycofactocin synthase MftD (MftD, an enzyme found in the mycofactocin biosynthesis locus, performs an oxidative deamination of 3-amino-5-[(p-hydroxyphenyl)methyl]-4,4-dimethyl-2-pyrrolidinone (AHDP). The resulting compound, now called pre-mycofactocin (PMFT), is a biologically active redox cofactor that can oxidize the non-exchangeable NADH of TIGR03971 family SDR-type oxidoreductases.): MKLENPWKQNPWFESVAVAQERARKRLPQPVYGALVAGSERGQSVADNQAAFAELGLAPHVVGQLPERSQATTVFGQQIGSPVIISPTGVQAVHPDGEVAVARAAAARGTIMGLSNFASKSVEEVTATGATTFFQMYWTGDRDTMIQRMTRAHDAGAKGLIATLDWSFSMGRDWGSPEIPEKVDLKAMVRLAPKVATKGRWLWQFGKEFRATGRLPDLTAPNLAPPGENGQMGEAPTFFGAYYEWMTTPPPSWEDVAWMRRTWAQISGTPFVLKGVCRVDDALRAVDAGVAGISVSNHGGNNLDGTPAAIRMVRPIADAVGEQIDVVMDGGVRRGSDVVKALALGAKAVLIGRAYLWGLAANGQAGVENVLDVLSGGIDSALRGLALSSTAELRPEHLLIPDGFDRALGVPETAVLRG; this comes from the coding sequence ATGAAGCTCGAGAACCCCTGGAAGCAGAACCCCTGGTTCGAGTCCGTCGCGGTCGCCCAGGAGCGGGCGCGCAAGAGGCTCCCGCAGCCCGTGTACGGCGCGCTGGTGGCGGGCTCCGAGCGCGGCCAGTCGGTCGCGGACAACCAGGCCGCGTTCGCCGAGCTCGGCCTCGCGCCGCACGTCGTCGGCCAGCTCCCCGAGCGGTCCCAGGCCACGACGGTGTTCGGCCAGCAGATCGGGAGCCCGGTGATCATCAGCCCGACCGGCGTCCAGGCGGTGCACCCCGACGGCGAGGTCGCCGTCGCCCGCGCCGCGGCCGCGCGGGGCACGATCATGGGGCTGTCGAACTTCGCCTCCAAGAGCGTCGAGGAGGTCACCGCCACCGGGGCGACGACCTTCTTCCAGATGTACTGGACCGGCGATCGCGACACGATGATCCAGCGGATGACGCGGGCCCACGACGCCGGCGCGAAGGGACTGATCGCCACCCTGGACTGGTCGTTCTCGATGGGCCGGGACTGGGGCAGCCCCGAGATCCCGGAGAAGGTCGACCTCAAGGCGATGGTCCGGCTCGCGCCCAAGGTGGCGACCAAGGGCCGCTGGCTGTGGCAGTTCGGCAAGGAGTTCCGCGCGACCGGCAGGCTCCCGGACCTGACCGCCCCGAACCTCGCGCCGCCGGGCGAGAACGGGCAGATGGGGGAGGCGCCGACCTTCTTCGGCGCCTACTACGAGTGGATGACCACGCCACCGCCGTCGTGGGAGGACGTGGCGTGGATGCGCCGGACGTGGGCGCAGATCTCCGGGACGCCGTTCGTGCTCAAGGGCGTGTGCCGTGTCGACGACGCACTGCGGGCGGTGGACGCCGGGGTCGCGGGGATCTCGGTGTCCAACCACGGCGGCAACAACCTCGACGGTACGCCGGCCGCGATCCGGATGGTCCGCCCGATCGCCGACGCGGTGGGCGAGCAGATCGACGTGGTCATGGACGGCGGCGTGCGCCGCGGCTCGGACGTCGTCAAGGCGCTCGCGCTCGGTGCGAAGGCGGTGCTGATCGGCCGCGCGTACCTCTGGGGTCTCGCGGCCAACGGCCAGGCCGGCGTGGAGAACGTCCTCGACGTCCTCTCCGGCGGCATCGACTCCGCCCTGCGCGGGCTCGCGCTCTCCTCGACCGCCGAGCTGCGGCCCGAGCACCTGCTGATCCCCGACGGCTTCGACCGCGCCCTCGGCGTACCCGAGACGGCTGTCCTGCGGGGCTGA
- the mftC gene encoding mycofactocin radical SAM maturase (MftC is a radical SAM/SPASM enzyme that catalyzes the first two steps in biosynthesis of the electron carrier mycofactocin from the terminal Val-Tyr dipeptide of the precursor peptide MftA.) — protein sequence MTALIDRAPERPVQRPEAGSLVQQFEYGLDAPICLTWELTYACNLECAHCLSSSGRRDPRELSTEQCKAVIDELQRMQVFYVNIGGGEPTIRPDFWELLEYAVDHQVGVKFSTNGVRITPERARFLASTDYVDVQISLDGATAEVNDYVRGPGSYDTALRALRNLQDAGFADAKISVVCTRENIGQLDEFKALADRYGATLRLTRLRPSGRGADVWDELHPLPEQQRELYDWLMAHGEDVLTGDSFFHLAAFGESLPGLNLCGAGRVVCLIDPVGDVYACPFAIHDNFLAGNLLADGGFQRVWQDSALFQELRSPQTGGACAKCQFFDSCRGGCMAAKFFTGLPLDGPDPECVQGYGESALAGDRVVPAASQDHSKTAPTRNQPVMLQLLTHRPSGPPVSACAESPLAGFDPDQT from the coding sequence ATGACCGCCTTGATCGATCGGGCGCCCGAACGACCCGTCCAGCGCCCGGAGGCCGGGAGCCTGGTGCAGCAGTTCGAGTACGGCCTGGACGCGCCGATCTGCCTGACCTGGGAGCTGACCTACGCCTGCAACCTCGAGTGCGCGCACTGCCTGTCGTCCTCGGGACGCCGGGACCCGCGCGAGCTGTCGACCGAGCAGTGCAAGGCGGTCATCGACGAGCTGCAGCGGATGCAGGTGTTCTACGTCAACATCGGCGGCGGTGAGCCGACCATCCGCCCGGACTTCTGGGAGCTGCTGGAGTACGCCGTCGACCACCAGGTCGGCGTGAAGTTCTCCACCAACGGGGTGCGGATCACCCCCGAGCGAGCCCGCTTCCTGGCCTCCACCGACTACGTCGACGTCCAGATCTCCCTCGACGGCGCGACCGCCGAGGTCAACGACTACGTGCGCGGCCCGGGCTCGTACGACACCGCCCTGCGCGCCCTGCGGAACCTCCAGGACGCCGGGTTCGCCGACGCGAAGATCTCGGTGGTCTGCACCCGCGAGAACATCGGCCAGCTCGACGAGTTCAAGGCGCTCGCCGACCGGTACGGCGCCACACTGCGCCTGACCCGGCTGCGCCCCAGCGGACGCGGCGCCGATGTGTGGGACGAGCTGCACCCGCTCCCGGAGCAGCAGCGCGAGCTCTACGACTGGCTGATGGCCCACGGCGAGGACGTGCTCACGGGCGACTCGTTCTTCCATCTCGCCGCGTTCGGCGAGTCGTTGCCCGGCCTCAACCTGTGCGGCGCCGGCCGCGTGGTCTGCCTGATCGACCCGGTCGGCGACGTCTACGCGTGCCCGTTCGCGATCCACGACAACTTCCTCGCCGGCAACCTGCTGGCCGACGGCGGCTTCCAGCGGGTCTGGCAGGACTCGGCGCTCTTCCAGGAGCTGCGCTCGCCGCAGACCGGTGGTGCGTGCGCGAAGTGCCAGTTCTTCGACTCCTGCCGGGGTGGGTGCATGGCCGCGAAGTTCTTCACCGGCCTGCCCCTCGACGGCCCGGATCCCGAGTGCGTGCAGGGGTACGGCGAGTCCGCCCTGGCCGGTGACCGGGTCGTTCCCGCCGCGAGCCAGGACCACTCCAAGACCGCGCCCACCCGCAACCAGCCGGTCATGCTGCAGCTCCTCACCCATCGACCGTCCGGGCCGCCGGTGTCGGCCTGTGCCGAGAGCCCGCTCGCCGGCTTCGACCCCGACCAGACCTGA
- the mftE gene encoding mycofactocin biosynthesis peptidyl-dipeptidase MftE, producing the protein MTADLAAATSPSLPAGPTVLVPVGSIEQHGPHLPLDTDTVIATEVATRAAETLVAEGASVLVAPALSYGSSGEHQDFPGTSSIGTSVLHDVVVELTRSMRTWASRVVLVNAHGGNVAALRGAVRQLVDEGHDVAWVACATEEVDLHAGRTETSLMLHLRPAAVRLDRAEPGNTGSLGELLPLMMAGGVKAVSPNGVLGDPAGASAEEGAAVLAAMVGDVVAALGGGGGTP; encoded by the coding sequence ATGACTGCCGACCTCGCCGCGGCCACCTCGCCGAGCCTGCCGGCCGGGCCGACGGTGCTGGTGCCGGTCGGCTCGATCGAGCAGCACGGGCCGCACCTGCCGCTCGACACCGACACGGTGATCGCGACGGAGGTGGCGACCCGCGCGGCCGAGACCCTGGTCGCGGAGGGAGCCTCGGTGCTCGTCGCACCCGCGCTCTCCTACGGGTCGAGCGGCGAGCACCAGGACTTCCCCGGCACCAGCTCGATCGGCACGAGCGTGCTCCACGACGTCGTCGTCGAGCTCACCCGGTCGATGCGGACCTGGGCGTCCCGGGTCGTGCTCGTCAACGCCCACGGCGGCAATGTCGCGGCCCTGCGCGGCGCCGTGCGCCAGCTGGTCGACGAGGGGCACGACGTGGCCTGGGTCGCCTGCGCGACCGAGGAGGTGGACCTGCATGCCGGCCGGACCGAGACTTCTCTCATGCTGCACCTGCGACCCGCCGCCGTCCGGCTCGACCGCGCGGAGCCCGGCAACACCGGCAGTCTCGGGGAGCTGCTGCCGCTGATGATGGCCGGCGGGGTCAAGGCGGTCTCGCCCAACGGCGTCCTCGGCGATCCCGCCGGGGCCAGCGCCGAGGAGGGCGCGGCCGTGCTCGCCGCGATGGTGGGCGACGTCGTCGCGGCCCTGGGCGGTGGAGGCGGTACGCCGTGA